The Bicyclus anynana chromosome 9, ilBicAnyn1.1, whole genome shotgun sequence DNA window tgtttacctcgtccccctcaaaaaacgacagacttttttgttagtgaatttgcGTGCGAAAcaagtccagttattaatggtctaaggtttaTTAAGTCGCTCTATGGTATAGGGTCCATAAACTACTAGATTCCAGaaccgtaaattaaaaaaagaaatactgtATTGATTTTGgtgtttgtttttcatttcCGGTTTTTTTGCTGCTAAACGTTGGCGTTGATACAACGGTAAGAgaaattattgatatatttttaatattttagtataacAATAAAAGTTTAGAAAAATGTTAAATCAATTTCTTTACTTCTATGAATTAatgttacttaattttattgaaaacaatgTTTTCCAGcgacaaaaataataactttctATTATTGCAATCCGCCATTTTTTAACAACATTCGTTTGCTTACCTTGCTATTTGAATACAAAACGAACTTATTACGAAAGTTcacgttaaaaaataaaaaaaaataaaagtaataattgttttatactCTTTATGTTTCTATAAACAAAATTACGTCGTCTCAGTATTCCTGATGGAATCAATAATAAACCTGTACATTGTTTTGGTTTACACAGAAAAAAGAAATGTCCGAACGAGGGAAAGCAAGAGCACGTGGCCGTCCAGGCAGAGGCGACGGTGTGGGGCAACCGCCGAGAAGGCCTGGGGAGCAACTTCAGCAAACAAGCCAAGCCAGAGCGTCGGGGCCGCGCCCCCAGCCTCCGTCAGCATGGGGTGCTCCATCCGTGGCCCCGTCGGCCCGTGCCGTAGCCCCTACGCTAGCTTCAGGGCGGGCATCACACCGCAACCCTGCCGCACCACACGAGCATCCCGGAGATGTGGATATACAAGCCAAACTCAAAACGTTATCCATAGGTATgcacttttttttactttgtttatatCAAGGTCATAATTCAAGGAATACAGGGGTTTACAACTTGGTAAGTATAATCGATTAATGCgaaataacacaaaaaacaTGTTATAACTTTTAACTATCAAGTTGGCAAATGAAATAGAAACACTACtttcaaaaacaattaaattacattacatttttttattttatctgtcacctTATATCCTAATAAGGTTCGATATGACTGCACACTGAGCAAGGAGGGATGTACCCACACACCCTTCCTACTAAAAATAGGATAGTTTAACAACTACTAAACCAACGTTCACAGATATATTAAGCTAAGTCTGGAGTAAGTTTCAGACTTGTTTCAtaaatatcctttttttttcttggtttatctgcgatcagtaACATAACTATAAGCAGATGTGTGCTGTCATAACTTTCATAAAGATGGACATGAGAAAAGAAGTACTGCTAAAAATCCTTTTCCTAGTTTGTATATGTCCACCATTTATTAAACACTGTTCTTTTGttagtaaaattttgttattgttaataataagcataattttgtcaaatctaaagttaggttGGTCAGAACATACAAACCTCAGGAGTCCGGCTGTAGGCTGGGCGATTACATATAATTGAAACACCAAGTTTCAATTATAACTTAAAGTTAGTTCAGGATAAGGGTACCTATTGGCTTTTAAAGTAACATTTATACATTATCAATAGATGCCAGCGGCgagtaaatattgtaaaaatctaATGTTTGGTTAGACTAAATAAAACAGAGACCATGGGTGCCCTTAGTGCCACTTGGGTTagggtttgtttgttgttaagtTAGGATTGGGGTATTGGGTTTTATACTCCAAGATAAGTATCAATGGACACCTGCAACATTGTGTTTTTGGAGAACTTTTTCTTACATGCGATTGCTTGCTTCAgattttttgatgattttttttttcctaagAAATACGTATTTTCGCGTGGTGGGATTAGTAGGGAGGGGGGTGGGTACTGTGGGATATCTCATATGAAAGTCTGCCAGGGTccaagataataaaaaaaaattgaatgttAACAAGAAAAGTCATTTAAGTATTTGTTATTCTTGTAAAAAGCCGTAGCCTGCGTTTTACCAACATAAGATGtgtgacattatttattttaatttatgtttagaATAGTAAATACTCTTTATAGGTAAATCCAAAAAGTGTTTTGAaagtttcatattatatttactagCCTCCTGCCCAGGCATCCCACATTTTAGAATCGCTTTCATACCAACATAAGGTATAGTGGTATGGCCAGCCGGTTGTGTTGCCATTAgttaaattttgtctatttagaGAAATAGACACAAGAACTAAGAATTTCTGGACTCATCTGAAAAATATTCGGAATAAAAATAGCGCTTACCCTTCAGTCATGACcttgaattataaaaaagcaAGTAACACTAAGTCTATATGTGAATTATTTGCGACTCACTTTTCCTCAGTATATGAATATGATAATACAGAAGACAAAATGAAACAAGTTTGGTAAATTTCAACGACTATGATGAAATAGATAATCTTAATATCTCCCGctcaactatttttaaaaaattaaagagacTTGACCAGTATAAAGGAGCTGACCCTGACAACATACccccaatatttttaattaaatgcgtGTGGCCACTATCTTTTCCGCTTTGTATGATATTTAACAGGTCCCTGAGAGATGGTCAGTTTCCTGATGTTTGGAAAGAAACTAGAGTAGTTCCTATTCACAGGTCTGGTAAACAAAACGATGTTAAGAATTATCGCCCTATTTCCATTATATCGACCATGGCAAAAGCCTTTGAAGCATTACTTTACCAGCACATGCATTATCACTTGAAAAATACATCAGTGACAAGCAGCATGGTTTTATGTGCGAACGCTCCATAAACACTAATTTATTACTGCATGTAACAAATATTGCTGAATGCTTAGATAATGGTTACCAAATGGATGCTATTTATGCTGATTTCTTTTGACAAGGTAAATCACAATCTGTTACTGTCCAAGCTTCATGCTCATGGTATCTCAGGCACTTTGTTAATGTGGAGTAAATCATATCTTGCTAACAGAAGGTCAGTTGTGGTAATCAACGGATTTAAATCAGGAATGTTTATAGCTCTATCAGGGGTACCACAAGGATCCAATTTAGGGCCTCcctttttcaatgtttttattaatgatatatccaaaatatttaaaaacagtaaTGTAAGCCTATTTGCAGATGACCTAAAATTAACGAGAGTTGTTCGGAGTGAAACAGACATAAAATTGCTACAGGAGGATTTGGGTAGATTAAGTTGTTGGTGTAAgatgaataaaatgtttttaaacatcGAGAAATGTCACCACATAAAATTTAcaggaaacaaaaataaaatattatcattgtaTGATATTAATGGCAAGCAATTAGCTGAAGTTGATACAGTTCGTGATTTAGGTGTTATTTTTGATAGCAAATTGAGTTTTGTACCCCATATAGATAAAACTTTAGAATTAGCTAATAAATCCTTGGGATTTGTACTGAGAAGTTCAAAAAACTTCAAGCACAAGTCAACTATAATAAGATTGTTTGACTGCTATGTTTGGAGTAAACTCGAGTATTGTTGCATCGTCTGGTCACCATATATAAATTAGGCAAATTTTCTCCCATTCCTCGGATGTCGGACCTATATAATGAGTGTGTGAaacatcaaaaggatatagatttattccaaaataatctcaataattttaagcaCTCAGTAATTGATGTACTGAAtgctaatacttaataataatattgtgacaTCCTATAATGactacttaaaattaataatttcttcatattgaaatttaatattaataataatttcattatgtaaatattattgtattgtattcttaatgtattgtaatttttagatataattttcttgtttatttatttatttttaattttatgtgacttattttttattttaatggcttttagtttattgtaatccgacatttttagatattaatttgcattgtatATTTTGACATTTCATTGCTGAAAACTGTAGTTTTGacatatgttattttaattagtgaatgctgtgataacctgtaattagctgtgcaataacttagtatattaatgtaaattattgacatgtgacattgtatcagctgttggttgtccttattaaataaataaataagaagagTCACGAGATTTTTACTATCATAGTAAAGATATTAAAACTTCAGTGATTGTATGTGTTACAACCTGAAACTGTTACAATATACTGTCTTGTAATTTTTACAATAGATCCAGTGGGCGGTGCAGGAGGCGATCAGGGTAATCAGAGCCGTGGGTCTCACCGTGGAGGTGGACGTGTGCTGTCTGAAATGACCATATTACGGACTCGTCCAGTCACagtaacttcaaaaaaaggtttGCTCTTCACTTATACTAATGCCTAAGTATATAGCACATAGAACGCCAAAGTTAATGCTTTAGCAATAGAAGGACCAAGGGGGCAGGGCCCGCATATCCTCATATATGAAGATTTGTGCAaatgtgtttgtattattttaaaaaaaaatatataaaacatcagaaatataaaatttgggGACCAagatgaaaatttacaaaaaaatctttttttaactgCATCATGTGATACATCAAACAAACGAGCTCGGTAAGAGGGTCGTAAATATaagttttttgtaatttttaaataaatagtttgaaGAAATAATCTCTTAAagatattcaagaaaatagaccaAGAAAATAGGCAAgatgaaaatttcaaaagaaatctttttttaactgcatcgtgtgatacatcaaacaaACGAGCTTGGTAAGAGGATCgttagtataatttttttgtaattttgaaataaatagttttcaagatattcaagaaaatagaccaattcaccccccctcccccctccttttctccgaaactaccaaaccaaaaattttaaaatacagaaGTTATCTTCCTACCTGAGGATTTCTGGAGATTATTGAAActcttaaatttttattaaatgataaaCCTTAAATTTTttctaatgttttttaactaacatggtaaatcattcaatattgtgcttaccaacttgcatattattattaaacctatTCATTAAAACCAATGTtcagttttgttaatttgttaaatactaaatataaaaataatgttaaattataatgttttttataatgatattgcatATTTACCAAATTCCGCCTCCGGcgatgtttatttcaataagatctgactgtaacctgaattcgcaataaataaattttgatttgatttgatttgataataattttaaggtttagataaatatttaacgaaacaaataagtccataagaaacgaaaaaaattataggtataattattaacaatctcaggtcagttttcaaaaacatgataaAACAAGATAGATAATAACGTTTGGAACCATCGTCACGCGAGTTCTTTTATTGTCtaacaaaatacgcgaggcggatgactataggtgcgaggTTTATAAAGTGAAGTTTTAGAACACCTGAAATAGACTaaatttgatattgattataaaaatcagaCAAGTGCGaatcggattcgcccaccgtagaattttttttaatatttacttaaccgCGGTTGGACGTATACATTATCGTTCTTTGTAACATgcaacaaacgtaacaaataaatccaaaattcaCCATCtgtcgtaactaaaaagtgtgaaataaataaattaattaaacaaataaaaaaacctgactgcataaattataaaaaaactgaaaagaaaaaaaacaagctcagtccagaagtgtagaaagcaattagaaaacagtaaTTAGATAAAAGTGCAGCTGTTTTATATAGAAAAATTATTCTACAGGAGCTACTGGACAACCACTAAATTTGATGGCAAATTATTTCACTGTGAAGACCACACCTCAGTGGTCTTTGTATCAATACCATGTTGATATAACGCCTGAAGAAGACCGGACTGGAATAAAGAAAGCTTTGATGCGTATCCACAAAAACACATTTGGCGGGTAAGTGTTTTGTGTTAATTCATCTACATATTCTGTCTCTTGGTTTTTACGTACATTTGCGTTTTGTTTTTGTCATGACTTTACTTTTGGTAGTGTTCACGATGAGACCTACTCTTTGGCTTTctgttgctatttttttttcctacTTGAGCGTTTTTaacggcgtccgtggcgcaatggaatgcgcggtggatttacaagacggaggtcctgagttcgatccccggcagggccgattgaagttttcttaatggtctggctggtgcggaggcttcagctgtggctagttaccaccttaccgccaaccgattcaacattccggtacgatgtcgtgtagaaactgaagggaaggatttttatcctcgtcctaacaagttagcccgctttcattttagattgattgcatcatcacttaccatcaggtgggtcaGGATAACGGCCTTTAATAAGCTACCCAGTAAGTTGCAAGCAATGCATCACCAAACTTTTAagaatgaattaaataaaaggtTGCTCGAAAAgaggttttataaaattaatgaatttattaatttcacgAAATAACATACATTAGCAATACAATATATTCATTTTCATCTTTgatctatttttgtttttcatatatcattttaaagttttgttctgtaaatagtaaaattttatttatggtttgcTAGTacaatgacaataaatattgtaatacaaATCTTAAAGTACATGAAAAAAATCTATCCAATGATATATCGCATGTTGTATTGgattcaatattttcattttcctgACAAGTCAAAATTTAAGACATTAAATTGCCCAGCGATCTAAATTCAACGCATTGGTACTTTTGAGCCATATCTGTACACTTTTTTATTAATCAGTCTactcaatattataaattgagTAGACTGATTAATAAAAAAGTGTACTGACAGTAGTTTTTTATTATGAGTGACAATTCCGActgcatatttaatttttttgttatagttaTCTATATGACGGAACGGTGTTATACACCGTCAAGAAACTTCATCCAGATCCATTGGAGCTCTATTCTGACAGAAACGACGGTGAAAGAATGAGAATAATGATAAaggtattattatgattatttgtTGCTCAAAATACTTTACATTAACAACAACTCAATTGTTGAGAACATTATTAcccttctttttttttgtttctctgATTGTTTAAGTGCCATTGACTccataatgggacctcagcggcgtcattttgttaataaatttttctaTTTCAGCTTACTTGCCAAGTGAGCCCCGGCGATTACCATTATCTCCAGGTTTTCAACATTTTGATCAGGAAGTGCTTCTCGCTACTTAATTTGACACTTATGGGTAGGGACTTCTTCGATGCAAATGCCAaggtatttataacaaaaatatttttcaatctaTTTACATACTATAGcaggcgccgcgcggtttcacccgcgtggttttcgtaCCCGGAAGAATACgggatacaataaaatatagcctattatagCACTCCTCcttagtgtagcttcccaacagtgaaataattttcaagtagtttcagagcctatttaatgcaaacaaacaaataaatctttcctttttataatattagtatagatttaatgttTTGTTACATAGTAGTGTTTAATAAACATTGGTTAAGATTGATGTTGTGACCAGTATGGGCAAAACATTCTCTAACTATCAATAACAATATGAAGATCAATCTGAGAATTATGGGTTAGACCAAATTTATTTTGGTTGCTCTGTTATCCATTCTTAAAGATAAATTAACTAATTGTTACAGGTGGATATACCAGAGTATAAATTGCAAATATGGCCAGGTTATAAGGCCACTATCAATCAGTATGAAGATAAATTGCTGATGGTGACTGAAATTGCTCATAAAGTAAGTAACTTTTTTTATAGTGGCTTATATAAAtgctttatcatcattatcaacccatattcggctcactgctgagcttgagtctcctctcagaatgagagggattaggccaatagtctaccacactggatgcggtggactattggcctaaccctccaatgcggattggcagacttcacacatgcagataattcagaaaattctctggtatgcaggcttcctcacaatgtttttccttcaccatttgagacacgtgatatttaatttcttaaaaatgcacacaactgaaaagttggaggtgcatgccccaggccGAATTCAAACCCACAGCTTCAAGAATttgaggcagagatcatatccactgggctatcacagcgaATGCTTTAtacattaagtttttatttattttttcatttatttataggtactgCGAATGGACACTGTTCTTCACATGCTGCGAGAATATATCGCGAAATCTCCTAACTACAAACCTATATTCACAGAAGAACTcgtatcaaaaatagttatgaccgactataataaaaaaacttacagAATTGATGATGTTTCATGGAATGACAGCCCCCTGTCAACATTCAGGATGAAGGACCAAGATGTTTCTTATGTAGAATACTACCAGAAGGTGAGTTAACtctatattatacttttttgtAGGAAATCTATCCTGACTGCTTTTACAATGGTGTATGTCTTTAGCGTCCGACCGAAGGTTCGGTTTTGGTCGAATTTCGGCCAAAAATCAAGTTTCGGCGGCTCGGcttcggtttcggtttcggtaAATCGAAACTGATTTCAGAAGTTGTCGTGCGCCGTTCGGATACCTCTGTATGTAGCAACAAAACTTAGTGCGTTATCGCGCGATGCAAACATTCTTTAGAGGTTTATGTTTTGATGGaagtgattattttttattcttctaagtaaacagaataaagaataaatccaGAATGAatgtttacaagcagcgtggtgaagccaatgaaacccataaaaaacagtCGCGTCTCCTTCACGTCCgcatataaaatttattcataatttgtattttaaaatttaacactaattataattaaattaatataataatcaataaaaaaaaatatttaaaaacataagatgccatttttcttgaataatattgaaaataactgATGCGACGCTGGTgtcatactgactcgagaatgtattagttttaaaccgacttccaaaaaggaggaggttcaacGTTCAgctgtaagtatgtttttttgaattttgtgtttGGAGCGACTGTGACACCTTCATGTCCCGTGAATGAATAATTAggttaaataaatgattaaaacaAACTTAACATACTGTGTTTCCATTTTATGCCCTAATTAATGCAGAATAATGGGTAAAACGCACCAAACTTCAGTATTTTAAGGAATTTTATACTGGACCACGtgagtttcggtttcggccagaAAAAAGTTAAGTCTCATTCCATTTGAATTGTTTATCAGTATTATACTCAGAAATATAGCAGTAAGTTGGTCCAGAAACTCAACTGATatactcttttttttataaaacgatACAGAAGAAAGAACGAAAAAACACTTCATTATACAGTGAACACTACAAAGAACATACAATGTAATAAATCTTATATTTTCTATAGTTAAAGTGGAGTCTTTAttcatgattattttatttatactacagccgtactgtttaccaacaaacaaattaaaaatgagggtataaatcacacTAGTCGTTTCAcatctaacaataattataattaacttgttcttcaattaatgaaaataaatttgattaataagcctAGAACAATAAATTATGGTTAATATATTGTAtagtataacattttataagcaaaccataaataatttaaaataaataagttatgaaatgacatgcgttttctaccttcatttctaatttctttgttggtaaacagcaTGTTTAGATTAATAAGCTAAATACGTAACTCAAAACACAGTCATACGACGTATACAAAACGTTAAATACACAACATTCATATTGCAAGCTATCACACAACAAACATTCGTTTAATATGCATACACAATGCACACACGCACATCTATCATTAGTAAAACAGCCAATAAGTATTAAATCAGTCGCAATAAAACCTTGTCAAAGtgcatacatattttttttaaaacatctcCACTACCTGCAGGCGGAATTCAACCTTAACGAGTTCAACACAGctttcatcaagaaaggctgtagggTATGCACATAAACTTGTTTCTGTAGTTGATTGCTATTTCATCTGCACATTAATTAGCTGTGTTCACTGTACATTGAGCAAGAGAAGtgaaaactataatttttttctagAAATACAACATCAAAATCACGGACATGAAGCAGCCTCTTCTGATCTCCCGCTCGAAGCCCCGCGACATTCGCGCCGGAATGCCCGAGCTGGTGTACCTGGTGCCCGAGCTGTGTCGCCAGACCGGCCTGTCGGACAACATGCGCGCCGACTTCCACCTGATGCGCTCGCTCGACACGCACACGAAGATTGGGCCCTCCATGAGAATACAGAAACTGCTCAACTTCAATCGCAGACTCACGCAGACCAAGGAAATTGTAGAGGtgattttatatacatactagctgacgccgcgcggttttacccgctaggttcccgttcccgtaggaatatggggataatatatagcctatagccttcctcaataaattggctatctttatttattttttttaaattcattactattgtgcaatcagctgcaacagctttaagcaaattgcttgtgggtaattggctatctaacactgaaagaatttttcaaaatctttcgttgaatcaaacaaacaaacaaactctttagctttataatattagtatagatttatttatttcactggcaacacgcacgttgccagtgaaataaataaatgacctATGATTCTGAGAATTGGTCGCTAATTATgataggagtatctctgcgtgattaaatcagaaatgaggagatctgcagaagaaccaaagtcaccgacatagctcaacaagttgcgaaactgaagtggcaatgggcggggcacatagttcgaagaggtgATGAATGTTGGGGTccaaaagtgctggaatgacgaccccgcactagtaaacgcagtgttggtcgaccccccaccaggtggactgacgacatcaagcgagtcgcaatatcttagcaatccgaCGTAAAAAGCTTCAAGTTAAATTAAGGTATTCTTCAgtgtagtttatttaaaaaaattgttcctTAGCAGcccaaatttttattattgaattataaaaGCAAGTAAatatatcgtcgtcgtcgtcatcaacccaaattcggctcactgctgagctcgagtctcctctcagaatgagaggggtaaggccaatagtccaccacgctggcccaatgcggattggcagacttcacaaacgcagagaattaagataattctctggtgtgcaggtttcctcacgatgttttccttcaccgattgagacacatgatatttaatttcttaaaatgcacacaactgaaaagttggaggtgcatgccccggaccgaattcaaacccacaccctccggaatctgaggcagaggtcatatccactgggctatcacggctcaatcaCGGCAAGTAAATATATATGGTAAGATTATTTCTATACAATATTGTTGTTTCAGGAATTGGGTGCTTGGTCCCTCAAATTGGACAACGACTTGGTTCGCTTCAAAGGAAGGCAACTTCCACCTGAGAATATAGTTCAAGGTGGCAATGTCAAATATCCTGCAGGAGATACTACGGAAGGTTGGACGAGAGATATGAGGTAAAAAtatcattgtaattttttttgttccaaaaaaaaattaatttaatttaaatttttaactatcAATATGTGACTTGCAGATCTAAAAATCTATTTTCTCTCGCTCAATTACCGGCTTGGGTAGTGATTACCCCTGAGCGCCAGCGCAGAGATGCTGAAGGATTCGTGGATCTCATCATGAAGACAGGCAGCGGAGTGGGCTTTAGAATGCCTCGACCTGAGATTGGTATGATGTGAATCTTTTTAACCTCTTACGTAAAAAAGAGTAGTGttaaaatggggatgatgactaggtttgatgaatatattgacatttatgatacattcgggtaaatgagatcaatataaaatttcaaaatgttttgcaaatcttttatcgtaattagataaatattcatacggttttagcttccttacattaaatgtgacatttttcaatatgtgaactataaacataaacgcacaattaacaaagatattagtaattttgtttgaccgccaatacaaatctaacgaccattttgtatggggcgttttttagggatccgcggcaaatctgaccatttaaatccctgtagctccgaaaataatgattgcagataccctgttcgttttacaaagttgctttactattagcatactcttgttttatatacagtttaaaaaaaaactgtcatcatccttattgTCATGTTCAATTCTACTCAAATTTGGCACagagatattattttattaaccacagtttatcattatattattggAAACGGTTgcaagatactttttattgctgAAATTAGTATATATAGTGCTTGCGGAACTAGTCagacttcgctttgacttatgtgcataTATTTATTCCCTACCTCTACACTAAAACCTATGCTAAGAGTCCATCACGAACAAAcatcataatttatatatatatatatatatgtatatattttaaagaatatgtgccatattttttataatatgaccaatattcccattcccctcgcAACTAGTTGAgaaagactgctaggagtgggtacgacaataaaccaacagggtgaggattgaacccaCCACCCACCACCCTTCAGTGATGAGTCTAACCactcaccgttgagctattgaggctattatttgtaaattaagatttttctttttcagtGACTATTCAACGTGATAGCCCACAGGATTATTCGAACATGTGTGAGAATGTGATTGCAAGAAAAAATCCTGCCATGATATTGGTTGTCCTCGGCAGGAACAACCCAGAAAGGTAAAAACGTAGACTAGACATGTaacaaagaagaaaaaatttcaagttatattatcattatcatggacgtccactgctggacataggcatcttgtATGTACTTCCAAACAACATAGTCTAgtgccgccagcattcagctccctgcaaccctcttGATGTCGGcccacttggtggggggtcgaccaacactgcgcttttcagtGTGggtttcgtgtagtacatggaa harbors:
- the LOC112056509 gene encoding piwi-like protein Siwi — its product is MSERGKARARGRPGRGDGVGQPPRRPGEQLQQTSQARASGPRPQPPSAWGAPSVAPSARAVAPTLASGRASHRNPAAPHEHPGDVDIQAKLKTLSIDPVGGAGGDQGNQSRGSHRGGGRVLSEMTILRTRPVTVTSKKGATGQPLNLMANYFTVKTTPQWSLYQYHVDITPEEDRTGIKKALMRIHKNTFGGYLYDGTVLYTVKKLHPDPLELYSDRNDGERMRIMIKLTCQVSPGDYHYLQVFNILIRKCFSLLNLTLMGRDFFDANAKVDIPEYKLQIWPGYKATINQYEDKLLMVTEIAHKVLRMDTVLHMLREYIAKSPNYKPIFTEELVSKIVMTDYNKKTYRIDDVSWNDSPLSTFRMKDQDVSYVEYYQKKYNIKITDMKQPLLISRSKPRDIRAGMPELVYLVPELCRQTGLSDNMRADFHLMRSLDTHTKIGPSMRIQKLLNFNRRLTQTKEIVEELGAWSLKLDNDLVRFKGRQLPPENIVQGGNVKYPAGDTTEGWTRDMRSKNLFSLAQLPAWVVITPERQRRDAEGFVDLIMKTGSGVGFRMPRPEIVTIQRDSPQDYSNMCENVIARKNPAMILVVLGRNNPERYGAIKKKCTVDRAVPTQVVCGRNLSSKSAMSIATKVAIQMCCKLGGAPWTVEIPLPTLMVVGYDVCHDTRSKEKSFGAFVATLDRAMTQYYSSVDAHTSGEELSAHIGFNIACAAKKYREKNGVLPGRIFVYRDGVGDGQIPYVLSQEVAEIKAKLAELYGTTEVKMAFIIVSKRINTRVFVDTGRSGENPRPGTVIDDVVTLPERYDFYLVSQNVREGTIAPTSYNVVYDTSGLDPDRIQRLTYKLTHMYFNNSSQVRVPSVCQYAHKLAFLAANSLHCSPHVTLSETLYFL